A stretch of the Medicago truncatula cultivar Jemalong A17 chromosome 5, MtrunA17r5.0-ANR, whole genome shotgun sequence genome encodes the following:
- the LOC11411939 gene encoding NAC domain-containing protein 62 isoform X1 yields MGAVVECLPSPQQAEELAVLSLNKLPLGFRFRPTDEELVDFYLRMKINGNGDEVWVIREVDVCKFEPWDLPDLSIVRNKDPEWFFFCPMDRKYPNGSRLNRATTNGYWKATGKDRKIKSGATLIGMKKTLVFYAGRAPKGQRTHWIMHEYRPTLKELDGTNPGQNPYVLCRLFKKQDESLASSNCGEAEQTTSTPTTANYSPEEIQSDLNLVPLSSSLATEDERHLAAIPENSEEAMSHVITTADCYSDACNASDAQHQSLEVPAAEEDQLLNLDIFDSPRFELEPWDDKLFSPAHAHFPPEFGHQANNELIQYGTNGTDVSDFFDSCVNWDEFSSEASISLELSPNIFKIPENGSCSNSDVEMANMMNLLASHDYPEGVTLQNSDVGLFQNNSQMTLSNDFSMGQMPTVVNEYEQMWNSDTVVDGGTGIGIRSRQRQNEQPDMNQVMQAQGSAPRRIRLGGFVARSLVSETTEDGSCASEYEQSRILDTVVLGDDTGIRIRRRQRRNEEPNMNPVMQAQGSALRRIRLGGFVKHSLVSEETTKDESLQETEASENHAAAESASVLEKTSPMSAREICEQHVTTAESNSGSKNFLLGRVRCTSKTSSISAMRSTVLAYSAIVMVSLVLLVNIWGYVRFRNAC; encoded by the exons ATGGGTGCCGTCGTTGAGTGTTTACCGTCGCCGCAACAAGCGGAGGAGCTGGCGGTTCTTTCACTGAACAAGCTGCCGTTAGGGTTCCGGTTCCGGCCTACTGATGAGGAGCTTGTTGATTTTTATCTGAGGATGAAGATCAATGGAAACGGTGATGAAGTTTGGGTTATTCGTGAAGTTGATGTTTGTAAATTTGAGCCTTGGGATTTGCCTG atTTATCGATTGTAAGGAACAAGGATCCAGAGTGGTTCTTCTTCTGTCCAATGGATCGGAAGTATCCGAATGGGAGCAGATTGAACCGCGCAACAACTAACGGGTATTGGAAAGCGACAGGAAAAGATCGAAAGATTAAGTCTGGTGCTACCTTAATTGGAATGAAGAAGACTCTTGTTTTCTACGCTGGTCGTGCTCCGAAGGGGCAGAGGACTCATTGGATTATGCATGAGTATAGACCTACCttaaaagagcttgatggcacCAACCCTGGACAG AACCCATATGTCCTTTGTCGCTTGTTTAAAAAGCAAGATGAGAGTCTTGCAAGTTCAAACTGTGGTGAAGCGGAGCAGACTACTTCAACTCCTACGACTGCCAATTACTCTCCAGAAGAAATACAGTCTGACCTAAATCTGGTTCCTCTATCTTCCTCACTAGCGACAGAAGATGAAAGGCACCTAGCAGCTATCCCTGAGAACTCCGAGGAAGCAATGTCCCACGTTATAACCACAGCTGATTGCTATAGCGATGCATGTAATGCTTCTGATGCACAACATCAGAGTTTAGAAGTACCGGCTGCAGAG GAAGATCAGCTGTTAAACTTGGACATATTTGACAGCCCACGATTTGAGCTTGAGCCATGGGATGATAAGTTATTCTCCCCAGCCCATGCACACTTTCCACCAGAATTTGGCCATCAAGCCAACAATGAATTAATTCAGTATGGTACAAATGGGACAGATGTTTCGGACTTTTTTGACTCGTGTGTTAATTGGGACGAGTTCTCCAGTGAGGCGTCTATCAGTCTTGAGCTAAGCccaaacatttttaaaattccGGAAAATGGGTCGTGCAGCAACTCGGATGTGGAAATGGCCAATATGATG AACCTGCTAGCATCACATGATTATCCCGAGGGAGTGACTCTGCAAAACAGTGATGTAGGGTTGTTTCAGAACAATTCCCAGATGACTCTTTCTAATGATTTTAGCATGGGACAAATGCCCACTGTGGTAAATGAATATGAGCAAATGTGGAATTCGGATACTGTTGTCGATGGCGGCACTGGAATTGGGATAAGGTCTAGACAAAGACAAAATGAACAACCAGATATGAACCAGGTGATGCAAGCACAAGGAAGTGCACCAAGGAGAATACGATTGGGAGGATTTGTTGCGCGTTCCCTGGTTTCTGAGACGACGGAAGATGGGAGTTGTGCATCAGAATATGAGCAATCGAGGATTTTGGATACTGTTGTCCTTGGTGATGACACTGGTATAAGGATAAGGCGTCGACAAAGAAGAAATGAAGAGCCAAACATGAACCCAGTGATGCAAGCACAAGGTAGTGCACTGCGTAGAATACGATTAGGAGGATTTGTCAAGCATTCCCTTGTTTCCGAGGAGACTACAAAAGATGAGAGTTTGCAGGAGACGGAAGCTTCAGAAAACCATGCTGCTGCTGAGAGTGCTTCCGTCCTAGAGAAGACATCTCCCATGTCAGCAAGAGAGATCTGTGAGCAACATGTTACAACTGCAGAATCCAACTCGGGGTCGAAAAACTTTCTGTTGGGCAGGGTTCGGTGCACTTCAAAGACATCCTCGATCAGCGCTATGCGGTCTACTGTTCTTGCATATTCTGCCATTGTAATGGTCTCGCTAGTATTGCTTGTTAATATTTGGGGATATGTTAGATTTAGAAATGCTTGCTAG
- the LOC11411939 gene encoding NAC domain-containing protein 62 isoform X2, translated as MGAVVECLPSPQQAEELAVLSLNKLPLGFRFRPTDEELVDFYLRMKINGNGDEVWVIREVDVCKFEPWDLPDLSIVRNKDPEWFFFCPMDRKYPNGSRLNRATTNGYWKATGKDRKIKSGATLIGMKKTLVFYAGRAPKGQRTHWIMHEYRPTLKELDGTNPGQNPYVLCRLFKKQDESLASSNCGEAEQTTSTPTTANYSPEEIQSDLNLVPLSSSLATEDERHLAAIPENSEEAMSHVITTADCYSDACNASDAQHQSLEVPAAEEDQLLNLDIFDSPRFELEPWDDKLFSPAHAHFPPEFGHQANNELIQYGTNGTDVSDFFDSCVNWDEFSSEASISLELSPNIFKIPENGSCSNSDVEMANMMNLLASHDYPEGVTLQNSDVGLFQNNSQMTLSNDFSMGQMPTVVNEYEQMWNSDTVVDGGTGIGIRSRQRQNEQPDMNQVMQAQGSAPRRIRLGGFVARSLVSETTEDGSCASEYEQSRILDTVVLGDDTGIRIRRRQRRNEEPNMNPVMQAQGSALRRIRLGGFVKHSLVSEETTKDESLQETEASENHAAAESASVLEKTSPMSAREICEQHVTTAESNSGSKNFLLGRVRCTSKTSSISAMRSTVLAYSAIDMTIPKFNY; from the exons ATGGGTGCCGTCGTTGAGTGTTTACCGTCGCCGCAACAAGCGGAGGAGCTGGCGGTTCTTTCACTGAACAAGCTGCCGTTAGGGTTCCGGTTCCGGCCTACTGATGAGGAGCTTGTTGATTTTTATCTGAGGATGAAGATCAATGGAAACGGTGATGAAGTTTGGGTTATTCGTGAAGTTGATGTTTGTAAATTTGAGCCTTGGGATTTGCCTG atTTATCGATTGTAAGGAACAAGGATCCAGAGTGGTTCTTCTTCTGTCCAATGGATCGGAAGTATCCGAATGGGAGCAGATTGAACCGCGCAACAACTAACGGGTATTGGAAAGCGACAGGAAAAGATCGAAAGATTAAGTCTGGTGCTACCTTAATTGGAATGAAGAAGACTCTTGTTTTCTACGCTGGTCGTGCTCCGAAGGGGCAGAGGACTCATTGGATTATGCATGAGTATAGACCTACCttaaaagagcttgatggcacCAACCCTGGACAG AACCCATATGTCCTTTGTCGCTTGTTTAAAAAGCAAGATGAGAGTCTTGCAAGTTCAAACTGTGGTGAAGCGGAGCAGACTACTTCAACTCCTACGACTGCCAATTACTCTCCAGAAGAAATACAGTCTGACCTAAATCTGGTTCCTCTATCTTCCTCACTAGCGACAGAAGATGAAAGGCACCTAGCAGCTATCCCTGAGAACTCCGAGGAAGCAATGTCCCACGTTATAACCACAGCTGATTGCTATAGCGATGCATGTAATGCTTCTGATGCACAACATCAGAGTTTAGAAGTACCGGCTGCAGAG GAAGATCAGCTGTTAAACTTGGACATATTTGACAGCCCACGATTTGAGCTTGAGCCATGGGATGATAAGTTATTCTCCCCAGCCCATGCACACTTTCCACCAGAATTTGGCCATCAAGCCAACAATGAATTAATTCAGTATGGTACAAATGGGACAGATGTTTCGGACTTTTTTGACTCGTGTGTTAATTGGGACGAGTTCTCCAGTGAGGCGTCTATCAGTCTTGAGCTAAGCccaaacatttttaaaattccGGAAAATGGGTCGTGCAGCAACTCGGATGTGGAAATGGCCAATATGATG AACCTGCTAGCATCACATGATTATCCCGAGGGAGTGACTCTGCAAAACAGTGATGTAGGGTTGTTTCAGAACAATTCCCAGATGACTCTTTCTAATGATTTTAGCATGGGACAAATGCCCACTGTGGTAAATGAATATGAGCAAATGTGGAATTCGGATACTGTTGTCGATGGCGGCACTGGAATTGGGATAAGGTCTAGACAAAGACAAAATGAACAACCAGATATGAACCAGGTGATGCAAGCACAAGGAAGTGCACCAAGGAGAATACGATTGGGAGGATTTGTTGCGCGTTCCCTGGTTTCTGAGACGACGGAAGATGGGAGTTGTGCATCAGAATATGAGCAATCGAGGATTTTGGATACTGTTGTCCTTGGTGATGACACTGGTATAAGGATAAGGCGTCGACAAAGAAGAAATGAAGAGCCAAACATGAACCCAGTGATGCAAGCACAAGGTAGTGCACTGCGTAGAATACGATTAGGAGGATTTGTCAAGCATTCCCTTGTTTCCGAGGAGACTACAAAAGATGAGAGTTTGCAGGAGACGGAAGCTTCAGAAAACCATGCTGCTGCTGAGAGTGCTTCCGTCCTAGAGAAGACATCTCCCATGTCAGCAAGAGAGATCTGTGAGCAACATGTTACAACTGCAGAATCCAACTCGGGGTCGAAAAACTTTCTGTTGGGCAGGGTTCGGTGCACTTCAAAGACATCCTCGATCAGCGCTATGCGGTCTACTGTTCTTGCATATTCTGCCATT GATATGACCATACCCAAGTTCAATTACTAA
- the LOC11407849 gene encoding WAT1-related protein At1g09380 — protein sequence MGNTERIESMKEWFKSSQALLSMLLVQIFATGMQLLSRVILVQGTYIFALIAYRHIVAAICVAPFALYFERGQAKKFNWRVWFWLFLNGFVGMTMALGLFYYGLRDTTATYSVNFLNLVPILTFLTSIICRMENLKIGTWGGRAKCIGAIMCVGGALATSLYKGKEFYIGHHHHHHHHSHHSAEISAVAAHKTHMFRGTFFLVGACCSYTAWFILQVKLVKVFPLRYWGIMLSCVMAAIQSATIGACLNQSKEAWRLDWNLQLITILYSGALATAATFCLLTWAIKIKGPTFPPMFNPLALVFVAISDTIILGEPLKVGTLLGMVLIIIGLYYFLWGKRNEMPRLPQTSVAAAELSTSMDDQPIVSQSKAVVVPTSSPNESVHLDVDKSDKN from the exons ATGGGAAACACAGAGAGAATTGAAAGTATGAAGGAATGGTTCAAATCATCACAAGCACTTCTTAGTATGTTATTAGTGCAAATATTTGCAACTGGGATGCAACTTCTATCAAGAGTCATTTTGGTTCAAGGGACTTACATTTTTGCACTCATTGCTTATCGACATATTGTTGCTGCTATTTGTGTTGCTCCTTTTGCACTCTATTTTGAAAG AGGACAGGCGAAGAAGTTCAATTGGAGAGTTTGGTTCTGGCTTTTCCTTAACGGATTCGTGGG GATGACAATGGCTCTAGGGTTATTCTATTACGGTCTTCGAGACACAACTGCTACTTATTCCGTCAACTTTCTCAACTTGGTTCCTATATTGACATTCTTAACTTCTATCATATGCAG AATGGAGAATTTGAAGATTGGAACATGGGGTGGTAGAGCCAAGTGTATAGGAGCTATTATGTGTGTTGGTGGAGCATTAGCAACGAGTCTTTACAAAGGGAAGGAATTTTATATtggtcatcatcatcatcatcatcatcatagtcACCATTCTGCTGAGATTAGTGCTGTTGCAGCACACAAAACTCACATGTTTCGTGGCACTTTCTTTTTGGTTGGAGCATGCTGTTCTTACACTGCTTGGTTTATTCTTCAA GTAAAATTGGTGAAAGTATTTCCATTGAGGTATTGGGGAATAATGCTATCATGTGTTATGGCCGCAATTCAATCAGCAACAATAGGCGCATGCCTAAATCAAAGTAAAGAAGCTTGGAGATTAGACTGGAATCTACAGCTGATTACTATACTATACTCG GGAGCATTGGCTACAGCTGCTACATTTTGTTTACTAACATGGGCAATTAAAATTAAgggacctactttccctccaaTGTTCAATCCATTGGCTCTTGTTTTCGTTGCCATATCTGACACTATCATACTTGGTGAACCACTCAAAGTTGGAAC GTTGTTAGGCATGGTTTTGATTATAATAGGATTGTACTATTTTTTGTGGGGTAAAAGGAATGAAATGCCACGTTTGCCTCAAACAAGTGTTGCAGCAGCAGAATTATCAACAAGCATGGATGATCAGCCTATTGTGTCTCAATCAAAAGCTGTCGTAGTACCAACTTCTTCACCAAATGAGAGTGTACATCTTGATGTTGATAAATCTGATAAAAactga